A genome region from Nocardia sp. NBC_00565 includes the following:
- a CDS encoding nucleoside/nucleotide kinase family protein — MTRTSVEMPVRSLVEHLWIRAAGCARRYVLGIAGPPGAGKSTLSKSIRDELNNRAGFVIAEIAPMDGFHLPNAVLRATGNLERKGEPHTFDVAAYLETLRRLRATPFGEPVPWPTFDRTIEEPTPAGVVFDQHEIAITEGNYLLLSDGAWSGVRELLDEAWYLDVDREVIEQRLLRRHIRGGRTPDAAKIKVHGSDLPNAELIASTRDRADLILRQRGGRYYAAEG, encoded by the coding sequence ATGACACGGACTTCCGTCGAAATGCCGGTGCGCTCGCTCGTCGAGCACCTGTGGATCCGGGCGGCGGGGTGCGCCCGACGGTACGTGCTCGGCATCGCGGGGCCGCCGGGTGCGGGTAAGTCCACGCTCTCCAAATCCATACGCGACGAACTGAACAACCGCGCTGGTTTCGTGATCGCCGAGATCGCGCCGATGGACGGCTTCCACCTGCCCAACGCCGTGCTGCGCGCGACCGGAAACCTGGAGCGCAAGGGTGAACCGCACACCTTCGACGTCGCCGCCTACCTGGAAACTCTGCGCCGCCTGCGCGCTACCCCGTTCGGCGAGCCGGTGCCGTGGCCGACCTTCGACCGCACCATCGAGGAACCAACCCCGGCCGGTGTCGTCTTCGATCAGCACGAGATCGCGATCACCGAAGGCAACTACCTGCTGTTGTCCGACGGCGCGTGGTCCGGTGTGCGCGAGCTGCTCGACGAGGCCTGGTACCTCGACGTCGACCGCGAGGTGATCGAACAACGCCTGCTGCGTCGCCACATTCGCGGCGGCCGCACCCCCGACGCCGCGAAGATCAAAGTGCACGGCAGCGATCTACCCAACGCGGAGCTGATCGCGAGCACCCGAGACCGCGCCGACCTGATCCTGCGCCAGCGCGGCGGCCGCTACTACGCCGCCGAAGGCTGA
- a CDS encoding LysR family transcriptional regulator, with product MGEFTITGLRVVREAARSGSFSTAAENLGYTQSAVSRQIALMERAAGRALFERQARGVRATEAGRIVLRHADAVLGGLGAARQELDDLATRPPATLRVGAFSTAMAALVPRAIAATAPRLARVPLREGTSPRLLSAVARGRLDLAVVSETGNLPAGVEAAPLLDDPLLVAVPPGHILADRVEVAPAELRGERWIAGSTELSSTLLGVWTDATWEPEIAFVARDWFAKLGLVAAGMGITVVPGIAVPVLPPGIALVRIDHPTAVRRTCIIYCRATPDRDQDVRHEPRRIFTEALRDVAAELAAEVRHRLR from the coding sequence ATGGGTGAATTCACGATCACCGGATTGCGGGTGGTGCGGGAGGCCGCTCGGTCCGGGTCGTTCTCGACCGCCGCCGAGAATCTGGGCTACACGCAGTCGGCGGTATCGCGGCAGATCGCGCTCATGGAGCGGGCCGCGGGCCGGGCGCTGTTCGAGCGCCAGGCCCGCGGGGTGCGTGCGACCGAGGCGGGACGAATCGTGCTGCGCCACGCCGACGCGGTGCTCGGCGGTCTGGGTGCCGCCCGCCAGGAACTCGACGACCTCGCCACGCGGCCGCCCGCCACGCTGCGAGTTGGCGCATTCTCGACCGCGATGGCAGCGCTCGTGCCAAGAGCCATTGCCGCCACCGCGCCGCGACTCGCCCGGGTACCGCTGCGCGAAGGGACCAGTCCGCGACTGTTGTCCGCCGTCGCCCGGGGGCGGCTGGATCTGGCCGTGGTGAGCGAGACGGGGAATCTGCCCGCGGGCGTCGAGGCCGCGCCGCTGTTGGACGATCCGCTACTCGTCGCGGTACCGCCCGGGCATATCCTCGCGGACCGGGTCGAGGTAGCACCCGCCGAACTGCGCGGCGAGCGCTGGATCGCGGGCAGCACCGAGCTGAGCAGCACATTGCTCGGCGTGTGGACCGACGCCACCTGGGAGCCGGAGATCGCATTCGTCGCGCGGGACTGGTTCGCCAAGCTCGGGTTGGTCGCGGCGGGTATGGGCATCACCGTGGTGCCCGGCATCGCGGTGCCGGTGCTGCCGCCGGGCATCGCGCTGGTTCGGATCGACCATCCCACCGCCGTGCGCCGCACCTGCATCATCTACTGCCGCGCGACCCCGGACCGAGATCAGGACGTCCGACACGAGCCGAGGCGGATCTTCACCGAGGCGCTTCGCGACGTCGCCGCCGAACTCGCCGCCGAGGTCCGCCATCGACTGCGATAG
- a CDS encoding nuclear transport factor 2 family protein, with the protein MSATENKKLVEHIFEQMSQGNTRPFGEAMADDFRWIFPGNWTWSATWEPKTVVLQDFLRPLMAQFTEYRSAAEFLIAEDDRVVAQVRGHGVTTRGESYEQTYCFIFRVANGQLTEVIEHCDTALVERVLEPVSG; encoded by the coding sequence ATGAGCGCTACCGAGAACAAGAAGCTGGTCGAGCACATCTTCGAGCAGATGTCCCAAGGCAATACGCGACCGTTCGGCGAGGCGATGGCCGACGACTTCCGCTGGATCTTCCCGGGAAACTGGACATGGTCGGCCACCTGGGAACCGAAAACCGTTGTTCTGCAAGATTTCCTGCGTCCCCTCATGGCGCAGTTCACCGAATACCGCAGCGCGGCCGAATTCCTCATCGCCGAAGACGACCGCGTCGTGGCCCAAGTTCGCGGTCACGGGGTCACCACTCGCGGTGAGTCGTACGAGCAGACCTACTGTTTCATCTTCCGGGTCGCGAACGGCCAACTCACCGAGGTGATCGAGCACTGTGATACCGCACTGGTCGAGCGGGTGCTCGAACCGGTGTCCGGTTAG
- a CDS encoding class I SAM-dependent methyltransferase produces MTKNHPHSVVHAMGNRHDYLPAAGRDALLPGYDLLTRLLGMRKLHETLVAQAELASGQRVLEIGCGTGNLTVRAKRAQPGAELIGSDPDPLALARAERKANGLSGIRFERGYAQELPYPDQEFDRVLSAMMLHHLSIDIKSAALAEAHRVLRPGASLHIVDVGGPVTADDGLVARLMLHNHHVADNLGDGIPQLLRTAGFDAAVVASQRHRRLGRVTYYRATRPS; encoded by the coding sequence ATGACCAAAAATCATCCACATTCTGTTGTGCACGCCATGGGCAATCGCCATGACTACCTGCCTGCCGCGGGCCGCGATGCCCTGCTGCCCGGCTACGACCTGCTCACCAGGCTCCTCGGCATGCGCAAACTCCACGAAACACTGGTCGCGCAGGCCGAGCTGGCATCCGGTCAGCGGGTCCTCGAAATCGGCTGCGGTACCGGGAATCTGACGGTCCGTGCCAAACGCGCACAGCCCGGCGCGGAGCTGATCGGCTCCGATCCGGATCCGCTGGCCCTGGCCCGCGCCGAACGAAAAGCCAACGGGCTGTCCGGAATTCGTTTCGAACGCGGCTACGCCCAGGAACTGCCCTATCCGGACCAGGAATTCGACCGGGTGCTGTCGGCGATGATGCTGCACCACCTGAGCATCGACATCAAATCCGCGGCACTGGCCGAGGCGCATCGTGTCCTGCGCCCCGGCGCCAGCCTGCACATCGTCGACGTCGGCGGCCCCGTAACCGCGGACGACGGCCTGGTAGCACGCCTGATGCTGCACAACCACCACGTCGCCGACAACCTGGGTGACGGCATCCCGCAACTGCTGCGCACCGCGGGTTTCGACGCAGCCGTCGTCGCGTCGCAACGCCATCGCCGCTTGGGCCGCGTCACCTACTACCGCGCGACCCGGCCGTCCTAA
- a CDS encoding helix-turn-helix transcriptional regulator, protein MPEATRVVRHRRGVPVYDYRTDQVTPPVSVMRFTERTAPGPHIHDFPALLYLQSAGVVYVVAAGEVVEATDMPDLESGIAVFFDPAALGGAGRNPWPAWRAHPLLFPFLHQQSGGVLELTVPAARRPVWESTIAAIEAELAQQQEGYRQAASAHLTLLLIDLARMAADVVGDLRRSGEPLLAEVFDVIDQRHSAPLSLRDVADTVGMTPGHLTTVVRRRTGRTVQAWITERRMAEARRLLADTELSIGEIACRVGILDPGYFTRLFRRNHGLSPRQWRDQPDATARGRAG, encoded by the coding sequence ATGCCCGAGGCCACCCGCGTGGTCCGGCACCGCCGCGGTGTTCCGGTCTACGACTATCGGACCGATCAGGTCACACCGCCGGTCTCGGTCATGCGATTCACGGAACGCACTGCACCCGGCCCACATATTCACGACTTCCCCGCGCTGCTGTATCTCCAGTCCGCCGGTGTGGTGTACGTGGTTGCGGCGGGCGAGGTGGTCGAGGCCACCGATATGCCCGACCTCGAGAGCGGAATCGCGGTCTTCTTCGATCCCGCCGCGCTCGGCGGTGCCGGACGAAACCCCTGGCCCGCATGGCGGGCGCATCCGTTGCTATTTCCCTTCCTGCACCAACAATCGGGCGGGGTGCTGGAGCTGACCGTCCCGGCGGCGCGGCGTCCGGTGTGGGAAAGCACGATCGCCGCCATCGAAGCCGAGCTGGCGCAGCAGCAGGAGGGGTATCGCCAGGCGGCGTCGGCACATTTGACGCTGCTGCTGATCGACCTCGCGCGAATGGCCGCCGATGTGGTGGGTGATCTGCGGCGCAGCGGCGAGCCCTTGCTTGCCGAGGTGTTCGATGTGATCGACCAGCGGCATTCCGCACCGCTGTCGCTGCGCGATGTGGCCGACACCGTCGGCATGACACCAGGACATCTGACCACCGTGGTCCGCCGGCGCACCGGACGCACCGTGCAGGCGTGGATCACCGAACGCCGAATGGCCGAGGCGCGCCGCCTGTTGGCCGATACGGAGCTGTCGATCGGTGAGATCGCCTGCCGCGTCGGCATTCTCGACCCCGGCTACTTCACCCGGCTGTTCCGGCGCAACCATGGCCTATCGCCCCGGCAATGGCGTGACCAGCCCGATGCGACCGCCCGCGGCCGGGCCGGCTGA
- a CDS encoding acyl-CoA dehydrogenase family protein: protein MPTHEVFNQVPNIVPFDVSKNPALLDGLHREGAGWAEPEVHELGTLAGGFAAQEWGRLANEYPPVLHTHDRYGNRIDEVEFHPYWHELMKVAVAHGLHGSPWLDDRPGIHVARAAKFYTWGVADAGHTCPISMTYAIVPALRHNKELAARYEPLLGSRTYDFGLREPSTKAGLIAGMSMTEKQGGSDVRANTTTATPQSDGSYRILGHKWFTSAPMSDMFLTLAQAPGGLSCFLLPRVLPDDTRNPIRIQRLKDKLGNKSNASAEIEYENAIGWLVGAEGAGVKTIIEMVNMTRLDCVIGSATSMRVGAVYAAHHARYREAFGAKLIDQPAMRNVLADLVIESDAATTVMMRLAGATDRASTDPAEAALRRIALAVTKYWVCKRAPSHAAEALECFGGNGYAEESGMPRLYREAPLMSIWEGSGNVAALDALRAMGRQPETVAAFFNEVSLATGADPRLDDAIARLGKELSDLNDIEYRARRVVELMALVLQGAQLVRHGHPAVADAFCATRLGGDWGIAFGTLPTGVDTGAIIERALV, encoded by the coding sequence ATGCCGACGCATGAAGTCTTCAACCAGGTTCCGAATATCGTGCCGTTCGATGTCTCGAAGAACCCGGCCCTGCTCGACGGGTTGCACCGCGAAGGCGCTGGCTGGGCCGAACCCGAGGTACACGAACTAGGCACGCTCGCAGGCGGATTCGCGGCCCAGGAGTGGGGTCGGCTCGCCAACGAGTACCCGCCCGTCCTGCACACCCACGACCGCTACGGCAACCGTATCGATGAGGTCGAATTCCACCCGTACTGGCACGAGCTGATGAAAGTCGCGGTCGCGCACGGACTGCACGGTTCCCCGTGGCTCGACGACCGTCCCGGTATTCACGTCGCCCGTGCGGCCAAGTTCTACACCTGGGGCGTCGCCGACGCCGGGCACACGTGCCCGATCTCGATGACCTACGCCATCGTGCCCGCGCTACGGCACAACAAGGAACTGGCCGCGCGGTACGAACCGCTACTCGGTTCCCGCACTTACGATTTCGGCCTGCGCGAACCATCGACGAAGGCCGGTCTCATCGCAGGCATGTCGATGACCGAGAAGCAGGGCGGCTCCGACGTCCGCGCCAACACCACCACCGCGACACCGCAATCCGACGGCAGCTACCGCATCCTCGGCCACAAGTGGTTCACCTCGGCGCCCATGTCCGACATGTTCCTCACGCTCGCCCAGGCACCCGGCGGCCTGTCCTGTTTCCTGCTGCCGCGCGTTCTCCCGGACGACACCCGCAATCCCATTCGCATCCAACGGCTCAAGGACAAACTCGGCAACAAGTCCAACGCCTCCGCCGAGATCGAATACGAGAATGCCATCGGCTGGCTGGTCGGTGCGGAGGGCGCGGGCGTCAAGACCATTATCGAAATGGTCAATATGACCCGGCTGGACTGTGTGATCGGCTCGGCCACCAGTATGCGCGTCGGCGCGGTCTACGCCGCCCACCACGCCCGGTACCGAGAAGCCTTCGGCGCCAAGCTGATCGATCAGCCCGCCATGCGCAATGTGCTGGCCGACCTGGTGATCGAATCCGATGCCGCGACCACCGTCATGATGCGGCTGGCCGGTGCGACCGATCGCGCGAGCACCGACCCCGCCGAGGCCGCACTGCGCCGAATCGCATTGGCGGTCACCAAGTACTGGGTCTGCAAGCGTGCACCGTCGCACGCGGCCGAAGCGCTGGAATGCTTCGGCGGCAACGGTTATGCCGAGGAATCGGGCATGCCCCGCCTCTACCGCGAGGCCCCGCTCATGTCCATCTGGGAGGGTTCGGGCAATGTGGCCGCGCTGGATGCGTTGCGCGCCATGGGCCGTCAGCCCGAAACCGTAGCGGCCTTCTTCAACGAAGTGTCCCTCGCCACCGGCGCTGACCCGCGCCTCGACGATGCGATCGCCCGCCTCGGCAAAGAACTCTCCGACCTCAACGACATCGAATACCGCGCCCGCCGTGTTGTCGAACTCATGGCGCTGGTCCTGCAGGGCGCGCAGCTGGTCCGGCACGGCCATCCCGCCGTCGCGGACGCCTTTTGCGCCACCCGCCTCGGCGGCGACTGGGGCATCGCCTTCGGCACCCTGCCCACCGGGGTCGACACGGGCGCGATCATCGAACGCGCACTCGTCTGA
- a CDS encoding TetR/AcrR family transcriptional regulator codes for MAYRRTPAVQARLDAQAGLIVQAATKVLSRAGYAGLSMAAVAAEAGVATGTVYKNFGGKADLVSAVFRKVVAHEVQAVASAAATGTAVERVTAAVETFAGRALKNPKLAYVLLVEPVDTVVDTERLHFRRAFAEAFESAVAEGVSRGELPAQDAKTSAAALVGAIGEVLVGPLADAPHSESVVPELISFAIRALGVPDSSRSA; via the coding sequence ATGGCCTACCGCAGAACCCCCGCTGTCCAGGCCCGCCTGGATGCCCAGGCGGGGCTGATCGTGCAGGCCGCGACCAAGGTTTTATCCCGTGCGGGCTATGCCGGACTGTCCATGGCGGCGGTCGCCGCCGAGGCCGGCGTGGCCACCGGGACGGTCTACAAGAACTTCGGCGGTAAGGCCGACCTGGTGAGCGCGGTGTTCCGCAAGGTGGTCGCACACGAGGTGCAGGCCGTGGCGAGCGCGGCGGCCACCGGAACCGCCGTCGAGCGGGTGACCGCCGCGGTGGAGACCTTCGCAGGCCGGGCGCTGAAGAATCCCAAACTCGCCTACGTCCTACTCGTCGAACCCGTCGATACCGTGGTCGATACCGAACGCCTGCATTTCCGCCGCGCGTTCGCCGAGGCCTTCGAATCCGCTGTCGCGGAAGGTGTCTCGCGCGGCGAACTGCCCGCGCAGGACGCGAAGACCAGCGCGGCCGCGCTGGTCGGCGCCATCGGCGAGGTCCTGGTCGGCCCGCTGGCCGACGCACCGCACAGCGAATCCGTTGTGCCCGAACTCATCAGTTTCGCAATACGCGCGCTGGGTGTGCCCGACTCGTCCCGGTCCGCATGA
- a CDS encoding crotonase/enoyl-CoA hydratase family protein: MFVLVSVRIERNGPVTTVILHRPEARNAVDGPTAAALAEAFREFDADPDAAVAVLWGEGGTFCAGADLKGLGTERSNQVIEDGDGPMGPTRMRLSKPVIAAVSGYAVAGGLELALWCDMRVAEQDSTFGVFCRRWGVPLIDGGTIRLPRLIGTGRAMDMVLTGRAVAADEALQIGLVNRVVPKDESRGAAEQLAAELAALPQTCLRSDRMSLLEQDGMDEQAALHNEYRHGLSALTGALDGAQRFAAGAGRHGTRA; encoded by the coding sequence ATGTTCGTGCTCGTGAGTGTGCGAATCGAACGCAACGGACCCGTGACCACCGTCATCCTGCACCGCCCCGAGGCACGCAACGCCGTCGACGGCCCGACCGCGGCGGCCCTGGCCGAGGCCTTCCGCGAATTCGACGCCGATCCCGATGCGGCGGTCGCCGTGCTGTGGGGCGAGGGCGGCACCTTCTGCGCGGGTGCGGACCTGAAGGGACTGGGCACCGAACGCTCCAACCAGGTCATCGAGGACGGCGACGGCCCGATGGGACCGACCCGCATGCGGCTGTCGAAGCCGGTGATCGCGGCGGTCTCGGGTTACGCGGTCGCGGGCGGGCTCGAGCTGGCGCTGTGGTGCGATATGCGAGTCGCCGAGCAGGACAGCACCTTTGGCGTCTTCTGCCGTCGCTGGGGTGTGCCGCTGATCGACGGCGGCACCATCCGGCTGCCCCGCCTCATCGGCACCGGACGCGCCATGGACATGGTGCTCACCGGGCGCGCCGTCGCCGCCGATGAGGCATTGCAGATCGGGCTGGTCAATCGGGTCGTACCGAAGGACGAATCCCGCGGCGCCGCAGAACAACTCGCCGCCGAACTGGCGGCGCTGCCGCAGACCTGTCTGCGCTCGGATCGCATGTCGCTGCTGGAACAGGACGGTATGGACGAGCAGGCGGCCCTGCACAACGAATACCGGCACGGCCTGTCCGCCCTCACCGGAGCCCTCGATGGCGCGCAACGGTTCGCCGCTGGTGCGGGCCGCCACGGCACGCGTGCCTGA
- a CDS encoding pyridoxamine 5'-phosphate oxidase family protein, translated as MTTSISPRPPLSPTPRSTLTRAKERGRTDRAELDAVLDAGLVCHLGVLLGGSPVVLPTVYGRDGDTLYLHGSTGAGNLRAALSGDISIAVTLVDGLVYARSAMHFSANYRSAVVRGRAVEVTDPDERVRALRVIVEHSAPGAWDRVRRPNKKELAATMVLALDLTEASVKVRTGGPKDDAADIETGGVWAGVLPLRQAWDTPIPSDDLEPGIEVPGDVLARLDLTAVPAP; from the coding sequence ATGACCACGTCGATCAGTCCTCGGCCCCCGCTCTCACCGACCCCGCGCAGCACGCTGACCCGCGCCAAGGAACGTGGCCGGACCGACCGTGCCGAATTGGACGCGGTACTCGACGCCGGACTGGTCTGCCACCTCGGCGTGCTGCTCGGCGGCAGCCCGGTGGTGCTCCCCACTGTCTACGGCCGCGACGGCGACACGCTCTACCTGCACGGCTCGACCGGTGCCGGCAATCTGCGGGCGGCGCTGTCCGGTGATATCTCCATCGCCGTCACCCTGGTCGACGGCCTCGTCTACGCGCGCTCGGCCATGCACTTCTCCGCCAACTACCGCTCAGCGGTGGTGCGCGGCCGCGCCGTCGAAGTCACCGACCCCGACGAACGCGTGCGCGCGCTGCGAGTGATCGTCGAACACTCCGCGCCCGGGGCGTGGGATCGGGTGCGGCGCCCGAACAAGAAGGAATTGGCCGCCACCATGGTGCTCGCCCTCGATCTCACCGAGGCGTCGGTGAAAGTGCGGACCGGTGGTCCCAAAGATGACGCCGCGGATATCGAGACCGGCGGAGTATGGGCGGGTGTCCTGCCCCTACGTCAGGCGTGGGACACCCCGATCCCCTCCGATGACCTGGAGCCGGGCATCGAGGTACCCGGCGATGTACTCGCCCGGCTCGATCTCACGGCCGTCCCGGCACCCTGA
- the pdxR gene encoding MocR-like pyridoxine biosynthesis transcription factor PdxR, protein MLDDLPLVLDRDAEQPLSVQVAQGLRAAASTGLLRADDRLPSSRSLAQRLGVSRTVVAAAYDQLHAEGWIAGRRGSGTYLTTAPAEAPARPSPRTTAEHAPELLDLGPGAPCVEAIDQSAWRRAWRAAADDSPIVRKDRGGEPEYRAAVAEHLLRHRGLGAGSKTEVLATAGTSSAVGEFAAALLRPGDTIAMEDPGYQRAAGAFLAAGVRVLPVPIDADGLRVDRLPDGIKAVYCTPAHQFPLGTRMQAARRVQLVEFARRAGLLIIEDDYDGELRYDTAPLPLLAAMAPDVVVHLGTTSKILSPTLGVGWLVAAPDITEAVVAHRERTGTSPSSAGQRVLAEFARHGDLARHLRRLRRAVPPRRALVVDELRRRGLAVLGDDAGSHIVVPLDSAATEERAIAAGRERGIALDGLARHHLVAQGHPLAAADGPHTFGIALGYTALNRSELETAVPIAGASLALTVSSDLASSR, encoded by the coding sequence ATGCTCGATGATCTGCCGCTCGTGCTCGATCGTGACGCTGAGCAGCCACTATCAGTCCAGGTCGCGCAGGGTTTGCGGGCCGCGGCGAGCACCGGCCTGCTGCGCGCGGATGATCGACTCCCCTCCTCACGATCCCTGGCCCAGCGCCTCGGCGTCAGCCGCACGGTGGTCGCCGCGGCCTACGACCAACTGCACGCGGAGGGTTGGATCGCGGGCCGCCGTGGCTCCGGCACCTATCTGACCACCGCCCCGGCCGAAGCACCCGCCCGCCCGAGCCCGCGCACCACCGCCGAACACGCACCGGAACTGCTCGATCTCGGACCGGGCGCGCCGTGCGTCGAAGCGATCGACCAGTCGGCCTGGCGACGGGCCTGGCGCGCGGCCGCCGACGACTCTCCCATCGTCCGCAAGGACCGCGGCGGCGAACCGGAATACCGCGCGGCCGTCGCCGAACACCTACTGCGCCATCGCGGACTAGGCGCGGGCAGCAAGACGGAGGTACTCGCAACGGCCGGAACCAGTTCGGCCGTAGGCGAATTCGCGGCCGCGCTACTGCGCCCCGGCGACACCATCGCGATGGAGGATCCCGGCTACCAGCGGGCCGCGGGCGCGTTCCTCGCGGCCGGTGTCCGGGTGCTTCCGGTGCCGATCGATGCCGACGGCCTGCGGGTGGACCGGCTGCCGGACGGCATCAAAGCCGTGTATTGCACTCCGGCACACCAATTTCCGCTGGGCACACGCATGCAGGCGGCGCGGCGGGTGCAGCTCGTCGAATTCGCCAGGCGCGCGGGCCTGCTCATCATCGAGGACGACTACGACGGTGAATTGCGCTACGACACCGCCCCGTTGCCGCTGCTGGCCGCGATGGCACCGGATGTGGTCGTGCACCTCGGCACCACCAGTAAGATTCTGTCGCCGACCCTCGGCGTCGGCTGGCTGGTCGCCGCTCCCGATATCACCGAAGCCGTTGTGGCACACCGGGAACGCACCGGAACGAGCCCGAGCTCGGCGGGTCAGCGGGTGCTCGCCGAATTCGCCCGCCACGGCGATCTGGCCAGACATCTGCGCAGGCTGCGCCGGGCCGTACCGCCGCGCCGGGCACTGGTGGTGGACGAACTGCGCCGCCGCGGCCTCGCCGTGCTCGGCGACGACGCCGGATCCCACATCGTGGTGCCACTGGACTCGGCCGCCACCGAAGAGCGAGCGATAGCGGCGGGCCGGGAGCGCGGTATCGCGCTCGACGGACTGGCCCGCCACCACCTCGTGGCACAGGGGCATCCGCTCGCCGCGGCGGACGGCCCGCACACATTCGGCATCGCGCTCGGCTACACCGCGCTGAACCGATCGGAGCTGGAAACCGCTGTTCCGATCGCCGGAGCATCGCTGGCGCTGACCGTTTCGAGCGACCTGGCAAGCAGTCGCTAG
- a CDS encoding DUF2630 family protein, which produces MTEQDILVRIKNLVDREHDLRSRATAGAVDPVTERQQLAELEVMLDQAWDLLRQRRARIQAGAAPEEARENTARQVEGYLQ; this is translated from the coding sequence ATGACCGAACAGGACATCCTGGTGCGTATCAAGAATCTGGTCGACCGCGAGCATGATCTGCGGTCCAGGGCGACGGCCGGTGCGGTCGACCCGGTGACCGAAAGGCAGCAGCTCGCCGAACTCGAAGTGATGCTCGATCAGGCCTGGGATCTGCTTCGGCAGCGCCGAGCGCGGATCCAGGCCGGCGCGGCCCCCGAGGAGGCACGCGAGAACACCGCCCGTCAAGTCGAGGGTTATCTGCAGTGA
- a CDS encoding dihydrolipoyl dehydrogenase family protein, with the protein MTSDPADYDVIVIGGGPAGENAAAYAIAGSERTAAIVERELVGGECSYWACMPSKAMLRPVHVLSGAKAMAGITASGLDLEAVLKRRDAFTHNHDDSSQVDWATDNRIDVVRGNGRLAGARLVEADGRLLRARHAVVLATGTKAHIPDIPGLRDALPWTSRDATNLHEVPRRVVIVGGGVVACEAATWLAAFGAEVTMLVRGAALLGNAEPFAKERVAAALVEAGVKVRFGTEPVRVERAEAKDTGAGRIHGGPVTVQLRDSSIEADEIIVAAGRAPATAELGLATVGLPDGYVEVDDQLAVRGVDGDWLYAVGDVNHRAALTHMGKYQARVCGDVIAARAQGRPLADARYAATADHAQVPQVVFTAPEVASVGHTEAAARRAGYAVETVELDIAVAGSSLARDNYAGRAKIVIDTATDTLLGATFVGPEVGELIHAATIAVVGKVPLATLWHAVPAYPTVSELWLRLLEERRA; encoded by the coding sequence GTGACCTCGGATCCCGCCGACTACGACGTCATCGTGATCGGCGGTGGACCGGCCGGGGAGAACGCCGCCGCCTACGCCATCGCCGGTAGCGAGCGGACCGCCGCGATCGTGGAGCGCGAACTCGTCGGCGGTGAATGTTCATATTGGGCTTGTATGCCCAGCAAGGCAATGCTGCGACCCGTGCACGTGCTCTCCGGCGCGAAGGCAATGGCCGGCATCACCGCGAGCGGACTCGATCTCGAGGCGGTGCTGAAGCGGCGCGACGCTTTCACGCACAACCATGACGACAGCTCGCAGGTCGACTGGGCCACCGACAACCGCATCGACGTGGTGCGCGGGAACGGGCGGCTCGCGGGTGCGCGGCTGGTCGAGGCCGATGGCCGACTGCTGCGGGCCCGGCACGCGGTGGTGCTGGCCACCGGGACCAAGGCTCATATTCCCGATATCCCCGGTCTGCGGGATGCGCTGCCGTGGACGTCACGGGATGCGACGAATCTGCACGAAGTCCCGCGCCGGGTGGTGATCGTCGGTGGTGGCGTGGTCGCCTGTGAGGCGGCCACCTGGCTCGCCGCGTTCGGTGCGGAGGTCACCATGCTGGTGCGTGGTGCCGCGCTGCTGGGCAATGCGGAACCGTTCGCCAAGGAGCGGGTGGCCGCGGCGCTCGTCGAGGCGGGGGTAAAAGTCCGTTTCGGGACCGAACCCGTTCGGGTGGAGCGGGCCGAGGCGAAGGACACCGGTGCGGGCCGGATCCATGGCGGACCCGTCACGGTTCAGTTGCGCGACTCGTCGATCGAGGCGGACGAGATCATCGTGGCCGCCGGGCGCGCACCCGCGACGGCCGAACTCGGCTTGGCGACGGTCGGACTCCCGGACGGCTACGTCGAGGTGGACGATCAACTGGCGGTACGCGGCGTCGACGGCGACTGGCTGTACGCGGTCGGCGACGTGAATCACCGTGCCGCGCTTACGCATATGGGCAAGTACCAGGCCAGGGTGTGCGGTGACGTCATCGCCGCCCGCGCGCAGGGACGTCCGCTCGCGGACGCGCGCTACGCCGCGACCGCCGATCACGCCCAGGTGCCGCAGGTCGTGTTCACCGCACCGGAGGTCGCCTCGGTCGGTCACACCGAAGCGGCGGCGCGTCGAGCGGGCTACGCGGTCGAGACCGTCGAACTCGATATCGCGGTCGCCGGATCGTCGTTGGCGCGCGACAACTACGCCGGACGCGCCAAGATCGTCATCGATACCGCCACCGATACGCTGCTCGGCGCCACCTTCGTCGGTCCGGAAGTGGGTGAGCTGATCCACGCGGCGACCATCGCCGTGGTCGGCAAGGTGCCGCTGGCGACGTTGTGGCACGCGGTGCCCGCCTATCCGACGGTGAGCGAGCTGTGGTTGCGTCTGTTGGAGGAACGCCGGGCGTAG